The stretch of DNA ACTGCTTATTTAGGTAATGCCAATTTAGCTAGCATTAATCTGAGTAATGCACAATTACTAGGAGTTAGGGGATTGCCAACCAATATCGGGGAAGCAGAGGACTTCTATAGATTAGGGTTGGCAGAAGCCAAAGCTGGAAACTACAGAAATGCCATAGATTATTACAATCAAGCACTCAGCCTCAAACCCGATCTAGCAGTAGTGTATTTTGCGCGAAGTATGTCTCGCGCTGACTTGGGAGACTTTCCAGGCGCGACTCAGGATGCTCAGATAGCTAATCAACTCTTTGCCTCTCAAGGAAATGCTAGAGGTCAGGAAGTGTCGAAGCAGTTAGAGCAAGCGATCGTAACCCGTCAAAAGCCAACGGAACCTCAAACCAGTGGCGGAGGATGGATGAATGCTTTAGGAGCGTTAGGATCTGTCTTACTAAAAGTCCTGTTTTAAATTTGTACGATGGGTGGATCGCGTGAAGAAGGGGCTAGGGGCTAGGGACTAGGGGCTAGGGAAAGAGGGGGGAGATGGGGAGCAGGGGGGCGGGGGAGCAGGGGGAGGATGGGGAAGATAGGGAAGATAGGGGAGATGGGTAATAGCCATTACCAATTACCCATTAGCAATTAGCCATTAGCCATTAGCCATTAATTTACTGGAATTTCAATCCTAAACTCAGTACCTTCCCCTGGTTGAGAAATACACCTAAGTACACCTTTGTGTTTTTCTACTATAATTTGGTAGCTGATTGATAAACCTAATCCCGTCCCTTGACCGACAGGCTTAGTGGTAAAAAAGGGATTAAATATCTGAGAAACCAAATTTTGAGGAATTCCTTGACCATTATCTTGAATGGAGATAACCGCAGTTTCAGGATCGGTCAATTCAGTCCGAATCCGAATGTAAGCCGGCGTATCATTAGGCGTAAAAAATATTGAGTTTTGAGTCGAAATTCCGGTATCTTCTAAGTTTTTTTGCCTCATACCCCGATCTCGAATCCCCATTTCTAGAGCATCAATAGCATTGCTAATGATATTCATAAATACCTGATTTAACAGACCAGCATAACACTCAACTAGCGGCAGATTTCCATACTCTTTGAAAAGCTCAATAGCAGGACGGTCTGGCTTAGCTTTGAGCCGATGCTGCAAGATTACCAGCGTACTTTCTAGACCTTCGTGGATGTCAACTGGTTTTTTATCTGCTTGATCTAAGCGTGAGAAATTGCGTAAAGACAGAACTAGCTGGCGAATACGCTCGGCTCCCATTTTCATTGAGTCGAGAATTTTTGGTAAATCTTTTGCCAGAAAGTCTAAATCAATAGCTTGGGTATGTTCGCTAATTCGATCGTTGGGTGCAGGGTACTCCTGTTCGTACAATTCTACTAAATCCAGTAAATCTTTAGTGTATTCAGTAACGTGAGAAATGTTACCGTAGATAAAGTTAACTGGGTTATTAATTTCGTGAGCAACACCTGCAACTAATTGTCCTAGTCCCGACATTTTCTCCGTTTGAATTAGTTGAGCTTGAGTGTGCCGTAGTTCCCCCAGAGTCCTACCTAACTGTTGAGCCTTGGCTTGCTCTGCAATAGCGGCGGCTTGGCTGGCTTCATAAAGTTCTGCTTGGTGGATGGCGATCGCAGCTTGATGAGCTAGCTGTTGCAGTAAATCCCTTTCAGAATTTTGCCAAACTCTCGGCCCTGAACATTCGTGGGTAATCAATAACCCCCACAGCAAAGCATCGGTTCCAATTGGTACAATTAAACTCGCTCTGATCTGAAGACTCTCCAAAAACTTTCGGTGACAAGGCGCTAAATCATCCTGATAAATATCATTAATTGCCTGCACCCGTCCTTGCCGATAAAGACACGCGGACTCCTCTGGAAAGCAGTTTTCTGGGGCTTTAATGCCTAAAATAGAACTCCGCCCACTGCGGGTTATATCTGAGAGAGAGGCAATGCTTTCTACTACAACCTCGCCTTCTCTACCTTTGATAAACTGGTAAATCACAACGCGATCGGTATGCAGCAAAGTTCGTACTTCTCGCACAATCGTTTGCAAGATTTTTTTTAAATCCAGCGTACTGCGAATTTGGTCTGTAACTCTTCCTAATACCTTTGCCAACTCCAAAGACTGCTGCAACTGTGAAGTCCGTTCTTGAACTTGACGTTCCAAATTAATATTAAGATTTTGAACTTCTTTGTAAAGAGTGTACTGCTGAATTGCCATCGAAAAGTGATTGCCTATAGCTTTCACTTGCTCAATCTCACGGCTATTCCACTCACGGGATTGACCTTTTTTTAGTTCTCGCCATAATTCAAAAGATTGTCTAGGAAGCTGTTGTTTAACATTACTTTCAAAGCGACCTGCCCATAACCTTTCAGTCTCAATTTCATTCCGAAAAATTGTCAAATAACCGAGTAAGTGTTGGCGATATTGGAGCGGAACTACGAGTAAACCCCGAATTTGAGTAGATTGAAAAGCTGGAACTAATACTCTAAATGAAGGCTCTTTATATAAATCCGTAACGATCAAAATTGGGAATTGAGAATTGGGAATTGAGAATTGGGAATTGGGAATTGGGAATTGGGAAACCTCATTTATCTGTTTGAAACCTGCTGCTTTGAAGCCTGCTTCTGCCCACTGCTGCCATAAAGGATGCTCTTCAATCGGTATCTCTTTTTCCCATTTTGGTAGACTTGGCTGTTCGCCGCAAGTAAACAGCTCAAAGGAAGTAGGAAGGTCATCCTCTGAGAAATTTATCCCTTCAGGATTTATGGCTGTTGCCGATATATTTTTATCCTTAACCTTTTGATTTTTATTCTTAAAATAAACTCTACCCCCAGCACCTTGAAGATCTTTAACAGTAGCTTCTAAAGCAGCTTTCAATTGAATAGTGGGTTGACCATGCAAAAGAGTTGCAACTCGGTTAACTTTAGCTTCACGAAGTGCTTGTTCGCGAGTTTGTCCCAGAAGATTGGAATGAGAAATCGCGATTGAAATTTGATCGACTACTAACTGGACTAGCTGTAAATCTGTTTCTGAAATGCGATTCGATTCGCAGTGGTGAGAAACTAAAAGTCCCCAAAGTTCAGTTTTAGATTTTAAATTTTGAGTTCGCGATTGGGAAATTCCTAAATGGTCGGTTATTTCTTGCTCGCTTAGATCGCATAAAATCGGAACTACTACAGAGGATTGCACTCCCATTGCCCTCAGATAAGTCGCGTGGCAAGTGTCTACGGATCTATACCTGATCTCTTCACTTGTCAGTGATTCTCCTGTCTCCGCAGAATCCAGCGGACTCAAACCCATTAACCCGGAATTAACATCAACTATTGTACGCTGCCGTAGATTGACATACATCTCTCGCGCTTCTTGAGGAATATCATCGGCTGGAAAATTTAGGCCTTTAAGGGATGGAAGGCGATTATTATTAATAGACTCGGCAACTACTTCGCCGCTACCATCG from Kamptonema formosum PCC 6407 encodes:
- a CDS encoding pentapeptide repeat-containing protein; its protein translation is MKLRILATATLLTAIFPAIAASAENIEHTQQLLATRQCSQCDLSGAGLVLANLTGADLRGANLSGANLSRANLSGADLTGANLSGTSLYGVNLSGANLTGANLSGADLRTAYLGNANLASINLSNAQLLGVRGLPTNIGEAEDFYRLGLAEAKAGNYRNAIDYYNQALSLKPDLAVVYFARSMSRADLGDFPGATQDAQIANQLFASQGNARGQEVSKQLEQAIVTRQKPTEPQTSGGGWMNALGALGSVLLKVLF
- a CDS encoding GAF domain-containing sensor histidine kinase, which produces MNLVENTQELKQRLDREVLLRRITKRIRQSLELPEILICASQEVRGFLGTDRVMIYRFNTDGSGEVVAESINNNRLPSLKGLNFPADDIPQEAREMYVNLRQRTIVDVNSGLMGLSPLDSAETGESLTSEEIRYRSVDTCHATYLRAMGVQSSVVVPILCDLSEQEITDHLGISQSRTQNLKSKTELWGLLVSHHCESNRISETDLQLVQLVVDQISIAISHSNLLGQTREQALREAKVNRVATLLHGQPTIQLKAALEATVKDLQGAGGRVYFKNKNQKVKDKNISATAINPEGINFSEDDLPTSFELFTCGEQPSLPKWEKEIPIEEHPLWQQWAEAGFKAAGFKQINEVSQFPIPNSQFSIPNSQFPILIVTDLYKEPSFRVLVPAFQSTQIRGLLVVPLQYRQHLLGYLTIFRNEIETERLWAGRFESNVKQQLPRQSFELWRELKKGQSREWNSREIEQVKAIGNHFSMAIQQYTLYKEVQNLNINLERQVQERTSQLQQSLELAKVLGRVTDQIRSTLDLKKILQTIVREVRTLLHTDRVVIYQFIKGREGEVVVESIASLSDITRSGRSSILGIKAPENCFPEESACLYRQGRVQAINDIYQDDLAPCHRKFLESLQIRASLIVPIGTDALLWGLLITHECSGPRVWQNSERDLLQQLAHQAAIAIHQAELYEASQAAAIAEQAKAQQLGRTLGELRHTQAQLIQTEKMSGLGQLVAGVAHEINNPVNFIYGNISHVTEYTKDLLDLVELYEQEYPAPNDRISEHTQAIDLDFLAKDLPKILDSMKMGAERIRQLVLSLRNFSRLDQADKKPVDIHEGLESTLVILQHRLKAKPDRPAIELFKEYGNLPLVECYAGLLNQVFMNIISNAIDALEMGIRDRGMRQKNLEDTGISTQNSIFFTPNDTPAYIRIRTELTDPETAVISIQDNGQGIPQNLVSQIFNPFFTTKPVGQGTGLGLSISYQIIVEKHKGVLRCISQPGEGTEFRIEIPVN